A window of Sorex araneus isolate mSorAra2 chromosome 3, mSorAra2.pri, whole genome shotgun sequence genomic DNA:
tgctcaggggaccatatgggatgctgggaatcggacccgggtcagctgcgttcaaggcaaacgccctacctgctgtgctatcactccagcaatacctgctgtgctatcactccagccccccttttgaggaagtttctgctcatgTCTACTCCCCAcctttttatagggtttttttttttcttgtaaagttctgccaatgccgggccggagcaatagtccagcgggtagggcgtttgccttgcacgaggccaaccagggttcgatccccggcatcccatatggtcccccaagcactgccaggagtaattcctgagtgcagagccaggagtaacccctgagcattgctgggtgtgacccaaaaagaaaaaaaaaagttctgccaatgccttgtatatcttggatattaaccacttatcagatgagcattgagtaaataatttttcccattctgtgggctttctttgtattctggtcatcatttcccttgaggtgcagaagcttcttagtttaatatggtcccatttgtttatctttgcttctactttctTGGtccttggtcagtgatgtttcatccttgaagcTTTATCAAGGTTCATCCTTTAGCTTCCATGtctgaaaggaaataaattaatatgcatgataccctttcagtaaccaTAGTGCAAATTGcaatgcctaaaagaaaaaaatcagacagacagatggacagacagacagaagaaaaatgTGCCATAGCGGCAGGCTGCAGAGGTAGGACGAGGATGGCAGGAGgctgagaaactggggacattggtggtgggaaatgtgcactggtgaagagatgggtgttggaacactgtatggctgaaacccaatcatgaacgacCTTGTAACTGTcgcttcacagtgattcaatttttttctaatttttttaaagaaagaaagcagctcacaggctgaagagatagcatggCCAGGATGGTGCTTGCTGGACATGCTGTTTGAcccccaggtttgagccccagcatcacatagggtctccctgtgccctgccaggagtgatccctgagcactgctggatgtagccaaaacaatttaaaaaaagagaaattctcACAGACTTTCAAGGACAGTCGCCTTGTCTGGAGAGCTGCAGGCTTCCGCGTGGCAGCTTCCTCTGCTCTGTGATAGAAGCCAGCCAccccacccatcccatcaccctgGGCACTGTCTCTGCTCAGGTGGCGAGGTTCTGTGTGGAGAAGCCAGATGTGAGGGACTATGCCCTGCCCAATGCCAGCTGGTGCCCGGACATGCTGAGCCTGTACCAAGAGCTCCTGGAGAAAACCAAGACCGGCGGCTGGGTGAAACTGCCCTCCTTCAAGTCCAACCGGGACCATGTGAAGGGGCTCAAGCTTCCCTCGGGGTTGGGGCATGACGATACTTCAGGTAAGGCCCGACCTTAGGGCAGCGTTTTCCTCCTCCATGTGACCACATGCCCTCTCTGGCCCAACCCTGTGACCCAGACTCCACCTAACGGGCTTGCCAGgttccctgggtcctttcagaAAGATCCAATCCTTGCGAACTACCTCTGCTCCTACCCAGAAGTGGTGAGAGACAGTCTTAGAGAAGAACCAGCTCTGCTCCCTGTCATTTCTCTCCTCACGCTGCCCTTCTTCCCCCAATGCTGACCTTCCTCCCAAATGCTGACCTTCCTCCCCTCCACACTGACCTTCCTCCCCGACCCTGACCTTCCTTCCCCCATACTGACCTTCCTTCCCCCACACTGACTTTCCTTCCCCAACACTGACCTTCCTTCCCCCACACTgaccttccttcccccaccctgacCTTCCTCCCCAAACACTgaccttccttcccccaccctgacCTTCCTCCCCCACACTGACTTTCCTTCCCCAACACTGACCTTCCTTCCCCCACACTGACCTTCCTCCCCTCATACTGACCTTCCTTTCTCCACACTgaccttccttcccccaccctgacCTTCCTCCCCAAACACTgaccttccttcccccaccctgacCTTCCTCCCCCACACTGACTTTCCTTCCCCAACACTGACCTTCCTTCCCCCACACTGACCTTCCTCCCCTCATACTGACCTTCCTTTCTCCACACTgaccttccttcccccaccctgacCTTCCTCCCCAAACACTGACCTTTCTTCCCCCACCCTGACCTTCCTCCCCCACATTGACCTTCCTTCCCCCACACTGaccttcctcccccccacactGACCTTCCTTCCCCCACACTGACCTTGCTTCCCACACACTGACTTCCTCCTCCATGGCTgatcttcctccccctctccccctgcactGACCTTCCTCCCCTCACACTGACCTTCTTCCCCCATGACTGACCTTCTTCCCCACAACTGATATTCCTCCCCCGACGGCTGACCATCCTTCCCCATGGCTGATCTCCTCCCCGCACCTCGCtgaccttcctctccctcccatgCTGACTTTCTCCCCCACGCTGATCTTCCTATCCCTGTCCTCACCTGCATCCCAAGAAGGTGTCCGACTCCTCTTGCCTGCTGCAGGTCCACACACCCAACCCCGCCCAACAGCTCTCTGGAAACCCCCATTACATCACACTGAGACCCTTCCCTCACCTCTCTGTGctctatgtgagtgtgtgtgtgtgtgtgtgtgtgtgtgtgtgtgtgtgtgtgttttcttggcTCTCTCACAGGTTCATCCACACAGGCTTCCTGCTAGGAGAAAAACGGGTGTGATAGAAGCCAGACCACACAAAACAGCAGGAGTCGGTCGCAGAGATGGAACAAAGGGCAGGAGCTGCCCCAGGTTCAAGACCTGGCACTTCATGGAGGTCTGCACTATGGGGCCCCCAGCATAGCTGAGCCAACTGTCTCCCAGGGTTTCCgcaggtcccctgaacactgcttgagagataacccccccctcctcccccaaagaaaagaaaggcaccAAAATAATAAGTTTGTTTGGTTTCCTTTAGCGGCCAcgtctagtagtgctcagggctttctcctggttctgcactcagtgatcaatcatggcagggctcagggtaccttTTGGAgaagcactattgtcccgttcttcatcaatttgctcgagtgggcaccagtaatgtctccattgtgagacttgttgttactgatttttgacatattgaatatgccacgggtagcttaccaggctctgctgtgcaggtgggatactctcagtagctgccgggctctccaagagggacggaagaatcgaacccaggtcagccacgagcaaggcaaacgccctaccctctttgGAGTACCAGGGGCCTAACCCAGGTtgactacttgcaaggcaaatgctctgccctctATATTACCCATTTTGCCCCAAAATAGTGTTCTGAAAGAATCCGGTATCCACCCAAAATGAATGCAGCCAGCTCTACTTCTTGGGGACAGAATTCAGAATTTTTGAGGACTTTCCCATAGCTGCCTCAGTGTCTAATCTAGTTGTTTTAAATTACATGTGACTAACAAGTagctttcatttgtttgggggctatacccaatggtgctcacaGCTACTCCAAgtttagtgctcagagcttgttgccagcagtgctcaggggaccatattgttcCAGAGATCGAATCTGGACTTTCTGTACACAAAACCTACACTCCAGTCCTTGgagctctctccctgccctgggaGTGTTATTTTTGAAGCAAGAGAATTTTTAtgaatgaaacttatttagaaatgtACAAGAGTGTGAGGGAGGAAATActgttcaagagagaacctaAGTTTGAAAGAATAGGTAAGCAGGCAAGTGAGAAGACGGGCTTGAAGAGTGAGCCAggagctttttgttttattttattttgctttggtgtgtttgtgtgtgtgtgtatgttttgatttggggaccacacccaaaggtgttcagggctcactcctgactctgcactcaggcatcgctcctggtgggcacaggagactataagggatgccaggatcaaacccaattcagccatgtgcaaggtaagtgctatactatcactccagccctgggagtttttgttttgaattttgatgTTTACAATCCatttggattggagtgatagcacagcgggtagggcatttgcctagcatgcagccgacccgggtttgattcctctgcccctctcggagagcccgacaagctaccaaaagtatctcacccacacagcagagcctggcaagctacccgtgacgtattcgatatgcaaaaataacaacaattctcacaatttgttgtgagacattaccggtgcctgctcaagcaaatcaatgaacaaggggaggacagtgatacagtgcagtgctataatccatttggactggagcgatagcacagcaggtagggcgtttgccttgcatgcggccaacccaagtttgattcctccatccctctcggagagcctggcaagctaccgagagtatcccacccgcacagcagagcctggcaagctactcgtggcatattcaagatgccaaaaacagtaacaagtctcacaatggagacgttactgatgccctctcgagcaaatcgatgaacaatgggacaacagtgctgcattgcTACAATCCATTTATGGTTTTCACATGGTCCTAGGCTTGTCTTCACCCTCTGCCTGGGAACTTCCCTTCAGACCCCAGTAAGGGTCCTCCAGAGAAGTGCAGTGGCCTTGTCCTCAAACTAAGGCTGCGGGGGGGTGCAGGCTGGGTCCCCCTGGTGGGTGGGAGGACTCCATCTGTGGTGTCGGGCCAGCCCATGCCCTTCACCCTGGCCCCGTACCTCAGCCCCTCACAGCCGCCCCTTCTCCAGCAccaaccctgtactctctccccagacCACGGTGACTGGCGCATCTTCACCCGCTGCATCCCACAGGAGGGGCAAGGCTACGAGTATGTCATCTTTTTCCACCCATCCCAGAAGAAGTCTGTCTGTCTTTTCCAACCAGGCCCGAACCTAGAGGGGGCACCTGGGTAAGGCCATAGGCAGGCAGGGACGGGGCATGTTCCTGGCCATGCTAAGAAGTTTGCTGGGCACCGGGGCCCTGGGCGCACAATCTCTGCTCTAAAAGTCCCTCCCAAGCCATCTGGTCCCATCACTGCTGTCTGGACAGAggagcccctccttcaggggctCTGGGTCACCAGGAGCCTCCAAGACCACCTTGCTGAAGAGGAAACTTAGGGGAGGGTGAGATGGGAATTAGGGAGCCGGTCAGGCTTCTAGGCCTGCTCCATGGATCACTCCTCACCTGGGGGCCCAAAGCAAACCATTTCCTGTTCTTTTGTCTCCTGCCCCCAAACCAACCGGGGGCCATAATGCTCGCAGGTGAGAGGTGCTAGGGACagacacccccccttcccaggccCACATGCGTGACAAGCTCACACACCATGCACATGGTGGACACACACTGGCTTCCCTGCCAGGCAGAGCTCAGTGGGAAAATGTCCGAAGCCCACAGGCCCCCAAGGTCAGACCTGGGCTCCTGGCCCCGGGGGGAGGGCCAGCAAGTCACCTGCCTTCACttccctttctgtctctgctttaGCCACAGAAGACTGCTAGCATGCTTGAGttccagagagagagcaccaaaGTCCACTGCAGTTCAGGGGGATCTAGGGGCTTTTTGGGTGCTTGTGCCTCTGTATTGAGAGCTCAGACTGCAGCTCTGTCACGAGGGCCACCCCAGGAACTACAGGGACACTGATTTGCACAGGAATGCGTGCACACATGGGCCCGTGTCGGGAAACCCTCCAGCCCACTGAGAGGAACCCTCCCAGCACACACCTTTCACTCCGAATTCCtagaggcggggcaggggggaccATGGCATGGAGGCCAGTAGAGTCGGGAGTCCAGGAGGAGGTCAGTCCCTGCACAGCTGTGGGGGAGGTGGCTGAAGGGACAAGAGCCCTGGAGAATCCCTGTGCGTGCCTGGGAGTCCCCTCCTGGGCGGCAAGAACAGGAGCATGCTGGGAGTTCTCTGACACCAACTTCCAACTTTGGTGGAGACAGGGGCGCAGCAGGGGAATTGGGgatacccctggtggtgctctgaggttactcccagctccgtGTTCAGAGGTCATTcttgggggtgttcaggggatcatgcagtgctaggggtgGAACCTGGGCTGCCCACAAGCAAAACCTGTGCTCAGCCCCCCAGCATCTTTCTGGCCAGACACCAACTTCTTTCTCCCGTTTTGGTCAACGTAGGGGTGACAGCGAACCTGCCCAAGGTTCAGTTAACCTCTCCTCAACTAATCTGATGCCATGGGGAGTTACTTTTATTCACAATTTTCTTAGTGGAAAGACTAGATCTCAGGAAGGGTTAGCAACATATTTGAGATGGACCGCAATAGAGATTAGTGGTGGAAGGAATCAAGAGGTGGGGGTAGTTCCAGGGTCACCCCGGCTTTTTCTGCCAAAGGGTAGAGAAGCTGTTGGTGCTGGATGCTAATATACAGAGGCATCAAGGATAATTGTCTGGGCCCGTGGAGACGCAGAGCCGGTTTGGGCTGGTCAGCACCTGTCCAGCCCTGTGTTCTGCAGTGGAGAAGCCCCTCTGCttcccctggctctgcctgcCATGTAGGCCTTTGGCGTAGAGGTGAGTTCACACCCTGAGGACCAAACTCACACCTGTAGCAGAGTGAATATAGGCAGTCTCTGCTGCCAGGACCCACTGTCAGAACCCACAGACACCAGGCTCGCTCCAAACACAGGCCCTGCACATGCCAGTGACTGCCAGGCAAGTGACAGGCCCGAGGCCATGGCCCTCAGACCAAATCAGCAGCTCAGGACCTTGTCCAGCTCCAGCTGATGGTGCTGTACCAGCTATTTGGTGATAGAAGAGACAAACATTTTCCCATGGACTCtatcagaaagaaacaaaaaaggattCCTGGTGGAATTAAATGATCacatcacaggggctggagcaatagggcagtgggtaggacaattggccttgcatgtagctgaccagggttcaatacctgacatcccatatggctctccaagcactgccaggagcaattcctgagtgttgagccagaagtaacccctgtgcatcgctggcccAAAAGGCAAGgcaggggctgaagctatagcacggcgagtagggcatttgccttgtacacggccggcccgggttgaattcccagcatcccatatggtcccttgagcactaccaggagtaattgctgagtgcagagccaggagtaacccctgtgcatcgccgggtgtgccccaaagaaaaaaaaggaagccaagtcatcatcatcatcaccattaccATCGTATCAGTTGTCACAAACACGTGCTGAAGCCACCTGGGGCACAGTTGGGGCATGACCAGAGGGCAGCGGCTCTACTGCCTTTCTAGCTCAGCCTCCGGGACTGAGGGGCTGTGtttggagaaggcggggagagggCTGTTGCACTCGGGCCTGGGAGATGACGGAGGTGCGTGCCCActagccccagccctgcctctcgaCCCTCAGGTACGCCCACGGAGGCTCGCTGGCAGCCATGATCGACGAGACCTTCTCCAAGACTGCCTACCTGGCCGCCGAGGGGCTCTTCACGGTGAACCTGAACATCAGGTTCAAAAAGTAAGTGCAGGGTGTGGGGTGTTGGCAGATGTCAGACCCTTAGCACCGGGGACGGCCAAGCTTGGCAGCTGGGATACACGATCACTCGCCTTCCCCAGCTGGCTGCAAGCTGTCCCTCTGCTCCCTGGCCAGGACACAGCCTCTGTCACTGGGGCCCAGAGTCACTGCCATCCTCAAGACAGGGCAGGAggaagcagaggcagggtgggggacaggggtccCGGGGAGCGCACAACAAGTGGCCTCTGTATCAGCCTCATCCCTGTGGGCTCTCTGATCGTGCTGAATGTCGATGTGGCCAAGACTGAGGAGCAGAAGGTGCATTTGTCCTGTGTCGCCCAGAGCAGGGACGAGCAGACTGTCTACGCCAAGTGCTCAGGTAAAAAGGGGCTCAGCTGGGGCCTGTGGatctccccagcccagagggCCAGGCGGGCAGTAGGTGGGGTTCCAGCATTCAGCTaagctggtgctcagggtggcAGAGTAGGACTGGAGACAGGCACAGCCTACCAGTGAGGACCGCGTGGAGCAGAGCCTGGGGGTGATTTTTCTCTGTGCGAGTGGCCTGGCCTGTGCCCCTGGGCAGAACTGCCAAGCACATACCCAGGGCCAAAGGCTCAGCACCAAGCCACCACCTTCTCCTGCAGGTGTTTTTCTTCGGCTTCCGCTGGAAGAGGAGTAACCCCAGGAACACATCTCCACCTTCAGAAACATACTGGGGTCTGCACAGACTGAGGAGGGACCCCAGAGACTGAGGGCACTCGCTCTGAATAAACAATCTCAGCTCCACGCTCAGTTCAAGACCTCACTGCAATTGGGATTCAAACTTGTTCAAggttctgtgtgtctgtctctgtcacacACAGAAGCAAGAATGTGTACactcaagcacacacatgcatacgcacacacgtgcacacacacacgcatgcatgcaagCACCTTCCCAGGTCTTCCTCTGCAGAGACGGCAGAGCCCCAGGACACAGAGGGTTGCAGCTACATAGCTGCAGGTCTGACAGTGGTGCAGAGACCCCTCACTCCCAGGCTCCGCAGACACAGATTGTCTAGGTGGAAGCAGTCAGGAGAGGCTTGCTCCAGCGTCAGGCATGAAGCAGATGGTCACAGGCAGCCTCCGCAGGAAGCAGAGGGTCCTAGGGTCACAGGGAGAGTCAGGACAGGGCACAGAGCAGCCAGGGTTGGCTGGGCAGAGAGGAGCCCAGTGCTGAGTGGACAAGCATCCCAGGAGGGGAAGCAGATGAGCCGGGGGTGTGCGGGGCTGGGAGCTCAGGCTTGTCTCCAGGGCAGTGGTAAACTGATGTCTAGAAAGACTATGGGACAGAGGGATGCAAGGAAGAGAGAAGCTGAGAGCTCGAGTGAGGAGACCGCTGCAGGAGCAGCAGTGAGGAGAGCGGGCGAGGCGCAGGGCACTGGAATGGAAGATGAGTTTGAGTTCTGTCCTGGGGCTTCCAGCCATCCTCGCAGGGAGCAGAGGTGTGCGGGGTGGAGGGAGTGAGCAGCTCTATCCCCCAGGTTTGCTGCAGAACTTCTGACATGCAGTGAGCACAGCAGGGACCTGGATATTGCAACCGGAACTTAAGACGGGTGAGCTGCTGCATCTGTTTGTAAATCATCAGTGCGAGCAGAGCAGGGTCACACAGGGTAGAAGGAAGAAGAGACAGGCAGCCGCTGTgggtggaggaggaaggaaggacagggaAAGGGTCCAGAGACAGAACCCTCAGTCACTCTAGGAGAACTGAGGAGGGAAATCTCAGGAGGATGCACTCAGCAGTGTCCAGTGCTGACAAGACCAGGAAGAGGCCTGCTTCCTGTGTCAGGAGCTGGCTGCAAAATCCACATGGTGCTGGGTGACAGACGGGCATCGGTGGTGAGAACGgagactggggcaggggtgggggtgaggacaTGGTTGTCGTGACTGTTTGAAGAATGCCATTGCAGGTGAGGGGGCTGGATGaaggggctgaagcacatgctctaCATGGGGATGCCCCGGGACAGTCACCTTTACGCCATGGTCtctcaaccaccaccaccaccaaaaaaaataaacaggagctTCAAGTTTATTTACAAATTGTTTTTGAGGATCAGCAGAGAGAGGTTAGAATCACAGGAGAGAGAAGAGCTCCTAGGCCTGACAGCGGGGCCAGGACAGCATCCCGGGCTCCAAGGGAACAGGAAGGAGGTGGCATGGGCCAGAGCACAGACGGGCCCTGAAGGAGTTCACGTTGGACACGTGACTTTCTCAGAGACTAGACTAGTCACCGGCGGAGAAGAGGAAGAGCCTGGGTGGGCTTAGGGAAGCAAACCTGCATGGATGCGGCCTGTTGAGGGCCCTCTGCAGCGGGGA
This region includes:
- the THEM5 gene encoding acyl-coenzyme A thioesterase THEM5, which gives rise to MEYHSAIGQDKVMHCCYMEGSGENHAEGGQEEEEKADDHLWKCFGSSHDLEGHAAREIKHVARFCVEKPDVRDYALPNASWCPDMLSLYQELLEKTKTGGWVKLPSFKSNRDHVKGLKLPSGLGHDDTSDHGDWRIFTRCIPQEGQGYEYVIFFHPSQKKSVCLFQPGPNLEGAPGYAHGGSLAAMIDETFSKTAYLAAEGLFTVNLNIRFKNLIPVGSLIVLNVDVAKTEEQKVHLSCVAQSRDEQTVYAKCSGVFLRLPLEEE